Part of the Longimicrobiales bacterium genome, CCTTGCGCGTAAGCATCGATGGAATGGCGAATCCCGAGATCACCAGGCCGGTCGAGAAATCCAGCGATGAGACTTCCGGTGCGACACGCAGACGGATGGCTCCGCTCGGCATGATCGTCGGAAGGAAGTTCAGACGCACACCGAACTCCCGCCATTCGACAGTCACACGGCCGAACTCACCCTGCGCCATCGGAAAGGGGAACTCGCCACCCGCAAGGAAGGACGCCTCGGTGCCGTCGAGCGCAATCAGGTTCGGCTCGGCCAGCGTGCGTACTTCACCCGTGGTGCGGAATCCTCTGAGCACCGCCTCCACAGACGCGTTTGGCTCCAGCATGAGAAGCCGCATGAGACCATCCGAGAACGTCTCGATGAACCAGTCACCGCCCTCGCCCGTGATGTTCTGCGGGTTGCGGGCAGCGAGCTCTGCGCCGAACTCGCGGATGGCATTACGCGATGCCTCAGCGATCCGAACCTGCAGCATTATCTGCTGCGCGCCGGGCACCTGCATGTTGTCCACCACCTGCGCGCCCGTCGATCCCGCCAGCTCCCTGATCTGCCTCACCGCCTGCAGGTCGGAAACGGTACCGGTCAGAATCAGCATGTTTCCCACGGCGGTAATACGTACGTCTTCCGCCGGGAAGAGAGTGTCGAGTGTGCGCTGAAGCGCGGACGCATCTGCAGTCACCTCGACCGAGTACGTGCGGCGACCGCCCGTCTGGTCCCAGATGATGAGCGTCGTGGTACCCAGGCCGATCCCGTTCACCAGCAGTTCCTGGGGCGAGACGAGGAATGCATTCGCGATGGTTGTATCCGCGATGGAGATGCGCTGCACAGCGCGCGGCTGCGTCAGCAGCGCGGACTGACCGCGCGCAACCGTTACCACGCCCGTGCTCTGGACCTGCTGTGCTGCAGTCGGTAGCGCCGCCAGTGCGGACACGCCGCCCGCCAGCAGAATGCACAGCATGATCCTTTGGAACACCTCCCCGAATGCCCGGCTCATGGTTCTCCTTCGTCGGATAAGAAAGCGGCTCCCGCCCACGGGGCGACCGCAACAGGTTTTACTGGAATCGCGTTAGTGTCCGGACGCCGCCACGGAACGTCTCGACGATGGTCGCGTCCTCCCTGGACGGCTGCACACGCACGGACCGCGTAGCGGGAGTCGACTGCCGCGGCGCCTGGATCAGACCTGAAAGGCGTACCCCGCTGGTGTTCGTTTCCGCCATGTCCATCATGCCGCGCAGCGCCAGCTGAATGCGACCCTGCGTGGATGCCAGCGTCAGGCGCTCACCATCAGTCGGGGAGACCAGCAGTGTGATCACACTGACGGTAGCCGGCGTACCCTCGCGATCACGTTCCACCGTCTGACCAGCGGCGAGGACCGGTACGTTCTGCAGGATGAGTCGTGTCGTCGTAGAAGACGGATCATTACCATCGAGCGTGACCAGCACGTCGACGCGTGTACCCGCCGTCACGAATCCGGCCACCTGCACCACCTCGTCCACCCGCACGCTGACAGCCCGCATGCCCGCCGGGATCAGGATTGGCAGGCCCCCGCCGCCGTTGCGGTCCGCCAGCTTCTCGCTCAGCAGCGGCTCATTGGCGCGGACATGCGCCAGCAACCCGCGCCCCACGAGCTCCTCGGCGGAGCCGGAGTATCCGATCGGCAGGACCTCTGCCGGCCACTCCACGAGTCGGATGTCCTCTGCGGCGAGGATCGACCCGACCGGCAGGTCACGACCCGCCACGGCCAGGTGTACGACCCCCCGCTCCGTCACCACGGCCTTCAACGCTCCGCCGCGCACCTGACGGAGCGCAAGGAAACCGGCCGCGGTTCCCATGATAATGGCCAGCAGCAGGATAATCGGCAGCCGACTCGTTCTCATCGCAATTCCCTTTGTCTAACGTTGTGCAGCCTGTGTCCTTCTTCAGCCCGGAGGCTGTGCTTCAGCTCCCTCATGCGGCCGCGAACCACAGCGCGAAGATCGCTCCCGCGGCGATAGCCACGCCGTACGGGATGCTGACCGCGCCGGGCATGGCGAGCGTCGTGCGCTCTCCTCTGCGGCCGGCCGTAATCACGTATTTCAGCAGTCCGCGCGTGTTGAGCAGCGCCGGCAGAATCACACCTCGTCGTGCCGTCCAGGCCAGCGACATCACCCCGCCCGCTATCGCGGTGGCGAGGAGCGCAACAAGAAATCCCTTCGGGCCCAGGAACGCGCCGACGGCCACCAGCAGCTTGGCGTCCCCGCCGCCGACGCCGCCCAGTGCGAAGAGCGGCATCACGAGCACCAGCGCGAGACCGGCTCCGAGCATTCCGTCCAGTAACGCGGTCGCGCCCAGAATCAGGCGCAGGACCAGCGCGGCCACGAGTGCGGTCACGGTAAGGCCGTTCGGTATGCGACGGAACCGCACATCCGTCCACATGGCAGCAAGGACGACGGCCAGCAACGTGAGACTGAGTGCTGACACTGCCAATCCTAGGATCCGCCGCCGAGTGCCTGGCCGAGCGCAAGGTTCGTGAACAGAGCACGCAGGTTGACGCCCAGCGCCGTCACCGTAGCAATCAGTGCTACCGCGATCAGAGCGACCATGAGGCCGTACTCCACGGCAGTTGCTCCGGAGGCATCATCCATCAGCTGGCGTAACAGTGTCATTTCGGTCGTCTCCAAATTGTGTGGGCGTTCGGCCAGTGTGAGCCCGGGCCGGCTGAATGCACGGCCCGGGATGCCCCGAGCCTCAGCTGCCGGCGTTCTGCACGCTGCCTGCGACGCTGTTGAACTTGTTGTTCAGGTTCGTGCCCAGCAGCGCCACCGAGACGATGATCACGACCGCGATCAGGGCCACCATGAGGCCGTACTCGACTGCCGTTGCGCCCGACTCGTCGTTCCAGAACCGCTTCATCGCTGAAACCATTGCATCCTCCGGCCAGTTGGCCTGTTGTGTTGGAGACAGGTGGGTGGTTCCTGTCCACCCTTCCTGGCGAGGCACCGGCACAATTGGTCCAGCGCCGTCGGGTGGTACCTGAGGCATGGCACGTGCCCCGCATCGGGCCTTGGCGCATGTTGCCAAGTGACATGCACTTAGCAAGAATCAGCAGCCGGAAAGCGGGGCCCGTGACGCCCACCCTGTTCCAGTTCGGGACACACTCTCTGTAACACAATGGAGTGATCCGCGTGCTCGAGAGACGCGCACGGCCAGTCATTCGGCCTGGTGGTGCTGACGTACGCTATTTCCTTGTGGCTCCCGCGGGCACGGATATACTGTTGGCGCGTTCCGCCGAGCAGTTGCTCCACGCCGTCACGGTCATTGCCAGGGTTCCGCTTGCCGCCCAACACGAACAATCCGCTCCGCTTTGCGCGATTCGATTCCGGCCCCGGACGGACGGAGCGCCTGCTGGTCAGCGTTTTCATTGCGCTGGTCTGCACATCGTTCTACTGGGGGGCGTCATCGTCACCGGATTACATCAGCGACATCGAGCAGGTGTGGCATGCGAGCGGAGCCATGCTTCGCGGGATGAATCCGTATTCGGTGGTCGGACCCGGTCTGCAGTTCGACATCGAATTTCCGCTGTACTATCCGTTGCCAACCATGCTCGCCTTCCTGCCGCTCGCGACGCTGCCGCTCGAGCTGGCGCAACTCGTCTTCACCTTCGCATCGGCATGCCTGCTGGCGTACGCGATCACTGTGAACGGCTGGCACCGGCTCCCGATCTTTCTCTCCGGATCGTATGTCGGAGCAATGGCTTCCGTGCAGTGGTCGCCCCTGCTCACAGCAGCCTTCGTGCTGCCGTGGCTGGGCCCGCTGTTGCTGTTGAAGCCGAATATCGGCGTCGCGATCGCAGCCGCTTCATCCGACCGCAGGCTGTTGAGGTGGTGTATTCTCGGCGGCGGTGCGCTTGTACTCCTCAGCCTCGTGGTGCAACCCTCATGGCCGGTTGGCTGGCTGAGGCTCGTCCGCAGTGCCCCTCATTTCACGCCGCCTGTGCTGCTCCCGGGGGGGTTTCTTGTGCTCCTCGCACTGTCACGGTGGCGGAGGCCGGAGGCGCGGCTGCTCGTGGCGCTCGCATGCGTACCGCACACCACACTGGTGTATGAGGCCCTGCCGCTCATGCTGATCCCGAAGACATGGAGGGAGAGTTTCCTGCTGGCCACTCTGTCATTCCTGGCGATGGTTCTGCAGGCTTACCTGGATAGCCGCGTCGCACCCGTGGACCCCGAGGTAATGGGTGCGTTTCAGGAATGGGTGACGACGGCCGGCATGCTCCTGATCGCGCTGATGTACCTCCCGGCAACCATTCTGATCCTCCGGCGCCCGAATGAAGGAGATCTGCCAGCGTGGCTGATGCTGATCCGGCGTATGCCGTTGAAGCGTGTCGACCCGACTGGTACCTGAACGGACCATGCCGTGACAGCTCAGGATCGTGCGCTTGAAGCGCCGTCCGCGGGCGGAGGAGAGGACTGGACTTCGACCACCGGTTTCCAGCTCAAACGGTCGCCCACCATCGTGTCGGTGGCTTCGATGGACCCGGCGGGGAGTTCGAGCGCAAAACGAGCGGCGCGGTAGATGGGCGTGCGGGTACCCGGACGCAGGCCGGCGTGCGCAGCCACTACGTTACCCGTTTCGTCGATCAGGATCACATCCAGAGGAAAGCGCATCCAGTAGGTGTGCACGCCCCTGCACGGAGCCAGGAACAGACCCTCGCCGGCCCTGGGCGCGCGGCGGAACAGGAACCCGCGCATGCGTGCTCTGAGCGAATGGACGAGACGGATCCGCCCTCCCAGCACCTTCTGTCGGGACTCATTGACCACTCGGACGAAGCTCATTCAGATTCCAGCCGACCCCGTGCTGCGTTCATGCGCTGCCTGCCGTCCTCGGCGGCTGCGCGGATTGTACGTACAAGTGTCGGACCGGACCGCTGTGGGGGCGGATTGCGTGCAGTCACATGGAAGGAGAGCAGCAGCCGCGCGCGGAACGGCGTGCTAATGTCCCGCGGCATTACATCGGGTGCTGTCGCGAAGTGAGACACGGCGCGGTTCGGGCCGGGCGAGGTTCAACCGAAACCGGTGGTCAGTCCGTGCTTCTCGATGATGCGGTCGAGCCGACCTCGGGAAACGCGCAGGATCTCGGCGGCGCGGGACTTATGTCCGCCGGTACGGGCCAGCACGTGTTGAACGTAGGCTCGCTCCATGTCCGCGAGTGAAGCAAGCCCCTCCTGCAGCTCGGGTGGTGCTCCCGCGAGCGAGGTCGGGCTGGCGCTCTCGCCAACGTCGAAATCGTCAGGTCCGAGTAAGGTATCCTGAGCCAGCACCACGGCTCGCATGATGGTGTTCTCCAGCTCACGGACATTGCCGGGCCAGTCATGGTTCAGCAGAACGGCCATGGCCGCATCGCTGATCACGGGCACCTGCTTGCCAAGGGTCGCGGCGGCCTTGGCGGCCAGATGGCGCGCAAGGCGCGGTATGTCGCTGAGGCGTCTGCGCAGCGGCGGGACCTGGAGCTCGACCACGCGGAGCCGGAAGTAGAGGTCCTGCCGAAACGCGCCGGTGCGGGTCAGTTCTTCCACATTTCGATGTGTCGCCGCGATGATACGGGCGTCAGTGTGGCGCGCCGTCTCTCCCCCGACGGGATAGAACTCCTTTTCCTGCAGCACGCGCAGCAGCTTGGCCTGGAAGGCGGGGCTGGTATCACCGATTTCGTCCAGCAGGATGGTTCCGGAAGACGCGAGCTCGAAGCGGCCGCGCCGGTCCGAGCTGGCGCCCGTAAAGGAACCTTTGAGGTGCCCGAACAACTCCGATTCCAGAAGCGGCTCTGGCAGGGCGGCGCAGTTGACGGTGATGAACGGCGCATGTTTCCGCGAGGAATTCTCGTGAATGGTACGCGCGACCAGCTCCTTTCCGGTGCCGGTCTCACCGCGGATAAGAACCGGAGCGTCGGTGCGCGCTACCCGCCCGACCAGCTTGTAGATCTCCAGCATCTGCGGGTCCCGTCCGACGAGGCGTCCGGTACCAGTCGGCATCTCGGGGACTTCGGGCGCGACTCTCGCCTCGCTCAGGAGTGCCTGATTGACCACTTCATCGAGCTCGTCGAGGTCGAGCGGCTTCATCAGGAAGTCCGTGGCACCGCCAGTCATGGCGTCCACCGCCAGCTGCATGTCGTCGTGCGCGGTAATGAGCACCACACGTGCGCCAGGGGACCGCTCCATCAGCGTGCTGAGCAGCTCCATTCCGCTCATTCCGCCCATGCGGATGTCCGAGATGATGAGATGGGGCTCGAAGTTGCTGAACCGGCTCAGTGCCTGCTCGGCGGAATCGCATGCCAGCACCTCGAAGCCGCTGCGACCGAGGTGGCGCTCCAGGGCGGCACGGTGGGCGGCATCGTCTTCCACTACCAGAATCCTGCGTGTCGCGGTGTCGCCGTTGCTTCTCGTCATTTTGCATTCGCAGCTGTCATGGTTCGTTTCTCCGCCACCGTGTCACCGGGAGCTGCGAGAGGCAGCTCGAGCACGAATTCCGCTCCACTATCCCATTCGGAGGCCGATTCATAGCGCAGCACACCGCCGCACTCCTGAACGGCGCGCACCGCGGTCGGCAGCCCCACCCCGTTGCCGGAGGCCTTCGTGGTGAAGAAGGGATCGAAAATGCGCTCGCGCAGATGGGGCGGCACTCCCGGTCCGGTGTCCGCGACGCGCAATTCGAATCGCGGTGCGCCTGCCTCATCCAGGATTCGGGTAGTGACGGCAACACGCCGTCTGGTACTCCCCTGCATGGCATCGACACTGTTCAGCAGGAGATTGATGACGATGCTGCGGAGGGACGCAGACGCCATCGCCACGTCGGACCGGGAAGCCTCCAGCCCCACTTCCACTTTTATGCCGCGCTCCGTGAACTTGCCTTGCATAACGCGCAGCGTCTCCTCGATAACGATGTGCGCGGTGCACGTGCCGCTCGCCCGCGATTCTGCGCGACCCACTTCGAGCACCGTCCTGACCACATCGTCGAGCCGCTGCAGCTCGGAGAGGCAGAGCCCGACGAGATGCTCACCATCCTCCGGCACTTTGCCCGTGCGCAGATCACGCCGCAGCATCTGCAGGTTCAGCCGGATCGAGCTGAGTGGATTGCGAATTTCGTGGGACAGATACGTCGCCAGCTCCCCGACGGCCGCCATGGCCCGGCTGACCTCGATCTGTCGCAGGCTGCTCGCAAGCCGGTCGGCCATCCGGCCCAGCGCCAGCGAGACCCGTCCGATCTCATCACCCGTCGGCGGCGGCAGCCATATGTCGAAGCGACCGTGGCCAATGGCGTCGGCAGCCGTCGATATGGCGGCGAGCCGCCTCATGTCACGCCGGATACCCGCCAGCACTACCACCAGCGCCGCCACGAGCACGGCGCCCATCAGACCGAAATACTGCCAGCGCAGGACGACAAAAGGCGCAGCGAACTCGCCGTAGTCGAGACTCACGACCGTGGTCCATGCGGGCGCCACCGCCCGCGCCGTCGTCAGGACGACCGGGTCGGTGCGAAAGTCACTCAGATCGGCGGAGGCCGCCGTCCGGGGGGGCGCGGCGGCGTGTTCGATAACGCGGGCAGCCAGGGCTGCGGCCAGACCGTTCGGATCGTCGTTCGTGCTGATCGTGCAGCCCGGATCGAAGATCAGAGATCCGTCACCCGTGTTCATCACGGTTGTGAATCCGCGCTCGCCAAGGCGGGAGGCCACGGATGGCACGGCCGCAAAAAAATCCTCCACGCTCATCCGCGCACCGACTCTGAATGGCTTCCCGGCAGCATCGAGGAAGCGCACATCGAACGGCACGCTTCCGGCCGCACACGAACCCGGCAGCGGATCCTGCCCGCGGTCCGCCTGGCCCGCCCGGTAGATCAGCGCGTCGCCGGCGTAAACCTCGACCAGCGAATATCGCCCGGTCGGCGCGGGCAGCGCATCGACGGCACCCGCCGCAGCGGCGTAACCCAGTGCGCGCAGCTCCGCCTGGAGACCAGTGTGCCGCTGCTCGATGTCGCTCGCGACCTGCAGCGCCAGCGATCCCGCCCGCGACTCGAGCACGTAACGCAGCGCGCGCGTGGACTGGACGTAGTCACTCAGGCCGAAGACGGTGATCGTCAGGACGGCAAAGACGACGAACCAGCCGATGATCTTGCGGTGGAGGGACATCGGAGTGACGGTTTCTCCTCGGCCGAGGCCAAAGCCGCAGTACGAAACGCTTCGACGCGCTGCTCGGATTGCAGATTACATGGGACTCGCGGATAGCGGGTCCTGTCCGGGGGTGCCGCACAACATAATGCCAATCATTGCGTTATGCCAGAGAACGGCGGTCACCGTCCAACCCTGTATATGGTCACGCGACCCTCCTGTGACCGCCAGGCTTCGTGAAGAAAGTCCGGCCAGCGGCTGTTGAGCCGCTCGATCTGTTCACGGAGTGGTATCCTCTCGCCAAAGAGCTCCAGATCCTCCAGAACAACGTGTGTAACGTGATGCTCGACAAGCAGGTTACGAAGAGTGTCCTCGCTTCCGAGTGCCCCCGCAGGCGCACCGGGAGCATAGTACAGGCGGTAGGGGTCAGCCGCGAAGGCCCTTATCCCTTTTCGACCGCTGTACAACGAGTAGATGGGGTCGAGGTTCGCGGCGATGACCGCGTTCGCCGGTGTGTTCCGTTCGATCCAGTCGACCCCCGCCAGTACTTCTCGCCCTTCCAGCCGTTCGGTGCGGCTGATCGATACCGTGTTCCACCCCCCCGTATGCCATGTCGGGGGAATGTGCTGGCTCACTCCGAGCAGCAGCAGGGCGCCGGCGATAATTCGCCCGACCGTCACAGTCCACCGCGCACCCTCTGCGAGTGAGCGCGGTGCGAGCCCCAGCAGATAGACAGGCACCACGGGCACGACAAATCGGAGTGGTGGCCACATCCACAACAGCACAACCGCGACTGTACCCAGCAGCCATACTGCCGGTGCTGCGAGACGGCTTCTCAGCATTCCAAGGACACCCGCGACGGCAAGGACCATGACCATCACGAGCAGCCAGGGAATCTGCAGGCCTGCCGGGAGGTTCCAGAGCCAGGCGGGAGCCAGAGCGAGAGCCGCGAGGTTGGTGCTGAGAACGTTGCCCAGAACGCTGACCCCGCCACTCAGGACATTCCAGCTCGAGTAGTTGCCGCTGGTGTAGTAGGCCAGAGTCGCATCGAGCGGACCGTCATGAGCGGATTGCCAGAGGAACCACGGCAGGCAGAGACCCAGCCAGACCAGACCGAACGCGAATGCAGCATTGAGGCTTCGCCGTTGCCACAGCGTCACGGCCGCGGCAGGCAACAGAGTGAAGCCGATGGTCCGGGTATGGAACGCGAGAGAACAGACGACGGCCAGAAGGACGGCGCTACGCAGCGGCAAAGAACCACTCCCGCGGCCGATCCGCACCATGAGCAGAATCGCCCAGGTGGATAGCGCTGCAAACAGCGTCTCCGAAAGCAGGTGCGTTCCCAGATAGAGCGTCAGTGGCGCCGCAAGCATCAGCAGTATGATCCAGGTTGCGGCTTCCCTTCTGCCGAGCTCCTCCCCGATCAGCTTCCACAGCAGCCACATCCAGAGCCACATGGCGGCCCACGGCACGAGCCGCAGAAGAGGGAGATTCTCAGGGAAGTGCGGATATGCTTTCCAGACGAGGGCGAGCAGTGCAGGGAAAAGGACAGGATACTTCGTCTGCGGCAGCGGATCAGGAAGGCTTGCGATGGAATACCCGTCGCCCTCCGCCAGGGCGCGTGCCGTCACCAGGTAAACGGCGTCATCATGATAGCCTCCCGCGTACGACGACAGCAGATCCGGCAGCTTGAGCGCCGTGATGGCGACAACGACGGTCGCGGCTGCCGCGCGGAAACGCCACGCATCTTTCGAGTCCTGCCCGCTCAGTGATGGCGCATCCGACTGCAGTTCCCGGGCGGATCGCGGCGGGACTGCGGCGTCCGCCGCCATCACACCGCCAGATGCTGAAATCTGTCGAGCAGTCGATACTTCTGACCGTATGTGCTCACCTGCTCACCGATCTGCTCGATGCGGTCATCCTCCACATTCCCCAGGAAAGTGGCGCTAGTGCTCAGATACGCCATCTTCGTCGGATCGAGGCCCATGAGGCGCGCACCTGTCGCGTCAACTGCCACCGGGTCGGCGCCGAACACGAGCACGCCGCTATGGCGCGCGTCCCCCTGAATGGGACCGTTGCCTTCCATGCCGACGATGCCGTCGACGATGTTGAATCGTGGCACGTCCAGCGCAGCGTTGATGTCCATGATGCTGTTCTCGATGCCGTGCCAGTGCAGGACGTTCTTCGGCCAGCCGTAAACGGAGCCGGGGACGATGCCGAACATGTTCTTCATCGAGAGCGTGGCACCGGCCCACTTGTGAGTCTTGAGCTTCGGCATCGACACGATCAGATCGGCATCGAGAACCGATTCCGGGAGATAGAGCGCACCGAGCCCGGTGAACGGTGTGCGAAGACCTGTCTTTCTGACACTGTCGGTGTTCAGATCCACGTATCGGGATCCGGCGTCGCGCATGGCGTAGCCCAGACCGGATGCGTCGAGCAGATACTCGTTGTCACGGCGATGGCCCGGCCCCTCAGCGACAACCACCTCGCGCGCGCCGAGCTTCCGGAACGCTTCGACAGTCGCTGCGATGAGCGCAGGTTGCGTATTGATGACGCCGTTCGGATCGAACTCGACCAGGTTCGGCTTCAGCAGTACCCGGCGGTCGCGGACATCCAGGTCGAACAGGCGCAGACCGCGCAGCACGGTGTCGCCAAGTGCGTCGTCGTACTCGGCATGCGCCAGAATCGCGATCCGGGAGCGGTCAGGGCGAGAGAAGCGCGATGGATCGACCGTCGGCTGCTCTGGCGGGCTGCACCCCGCGGCTGCTCCGGCGGCGGCCATCGCTGAAACCTTCAGAAACTCGCGCCTGTCGATCATGGGGTCACGCGGAAGTGAGGCTGTCGTTCATCGAGCGCAAGCAGGGCAAACGCAGTAGTGCGGACTTCGCCATTGGAGACGAGCGCGGGCAGGCGCCCGCGCAGATCGTCGCGTTCAGCCGTGATATCGTGCCCATAGAGTTGCAGTGCAAGGATCGAGAGTGCAAGAACGAGCGAGGAACGATAGCCGGAGAGCATCTGCCGCAGTACCGCGATGCTCGGCTCGGTGACCCCCTCGATCCGGTGATCCTGCAGTGCGATGAGCGCGAGCGCCGTCGTATCAGGATAAGGCGACAGGTCGAATCCCAGAACTGCCTTGTTGCCGTAGTTCCAGCCGCCGCCGCGACACATCCGGTCGGCCAGCAGTCGGTGCGCCTCCTCGATGCGGTCGCGAGTGGGGCGTTGCGGCAGGGTCGAGCGTACCTCCTTCAGCGCCAGCAGTGCCCACGATGTCGGCTCCACCCACGGGGACGTGCCGTCAGCCCAGGGCCAGCCGAGAAGCTCGGGGTCCTGATCGACGAGCGGTGGTGCTGACGACAGGCGCATGATGATCCGCTGCAGGAACGTAGGACCGCGGCTGCGGTTGGCGAGCAGCCATCGCGCTCCGCGCTCCGCATGCCCCCCGTCGGCCGCCGCACGGGCGAGTGCAAACGATGCCACGCTGGTCATCCAGCTGCTGTC contains:
- a CDS encoding type II and III secretion system protein family protein, which codes for MSRAFGEVFQRIMLCILLAGGVSALAALPTAAQQVQSTGVVTVARGQSALLTQPRAVQRISIADTTIANAFLVSPQELLVNGIGLGTTTLIIWDQTGGRRTYSVEVTADASALQRTLDTLFPAEDVRITAVGNMLILTGTVSDLQAVRQIRELAGSTGAQVVDNMQVPGAQQIMLQVRIAEASRNAIREFGAELAARNPQNITGEGGDWFIETFSDGLMRLLMLEPNASVEAVLRGFRTTGEVRTLAEPNLIALDGTEASFLAGGEFPFPMAQGEFGRVTVEWREFGVRLNFLPTIMPSGAIRLRVAPEVSSLDFSTGLVISGFAIPSMLTRKAETTVELLHGQTFAIAGLLDNNTLESVTRLPILGDIPIIGALFRNKNRREDRMELLVLVTPWLVAPYDEAPPIPPGEPDTWSRDRHMRPPVPHPLPVPQRRVPPPNDGAR
- the cpaB gene encoding Flp pilus assembly protein CpaB, giving the protein MRTSRLPIILLLAIIMGTAAGFLALRQVRGGALKAVVTERGVVHLAVAGRDLPVGSILAAEDIRLVEWPAEVLPIGYSGSAEELVGRGLLAHVRANEPLLSEKLADRNGGGGLPILIPAGMRAVSVRVDEVVQVAGFVTAGTRVDVLVTLDGNDPSSTTTRLILQNVPVLAAGQTVERDREGTPATVSVITLLVSPTDGERLTLASTQGRIQLALRGMMDMAETNTSGVRLSGLIQAPRQSTPATRSVRVQPSREDATIVETFRGGVRTLTRFQ
- a CDS encoding prepilin peptidase: MSALSLTLLAVVLAAMWTDVRFRRIPNGLTVTALVAALVLRLILGATALLDGMLGAGLALVLVMPLFALGGVGGGDAKLLVAVGAFLGPKGFLVALLATAIAGGVMSLAWTARRGVILPALLNTRGLLKYVITAGRRGERTTLAMPGAVSIPYGVAIAAGAIFALWFAAA
- a CDS encoding Flp family type IVb pilin, translating into MTLLRQLMDDASGATAVEYGLMVALIAVALIATVTALGVNLRALFTNLALGQALGGGS
- a CDS encoding Flp family type IVb pilin translates to MVSAMKRFWNDESGATAVEYGLMVALIAVVIIVSVALLGTNLNNKFNSVAGSVQNAGS
- a CDS encoding DUF192 domain-containing protein, with amino-acid sequence MSFVRVVNESRQKVLGGRIRLVHSLRARMRGFLFRRAPRAGEGLFLAPCRGVHTYWMRFPLDVILIDETGNVVAAHAGLRPGTRTPIYRAARFALELPAGSIEATDTMVGDRLSWKPVVEVQSSPPPADGASSARS
- a CDS encoding sigma-54 dependent transcriptional regulator; its protein translation is MTRSNGDTATRRILVVEDDAAHRAALERHLGRSGFEVLACDSAEQALSRFSNFEPHLIISDIRMGGMSGMELLSTLMERSPGARVVLITAHDDMQLAVDAMTGGATDFLMKPLDLDELDEVVNQALLSEARVAPEVPEMPTGTGRLVGRDPQMLEIYKLVGRVARTDAPVLIRGETGTGKELVARTIHENSSRKHAPFITVNCAALPEPLLESELFGHLKGSFTGASSDRRGRFELASSGTILLDEIGDTSPAFQAKLLRVLQEKEFYPVGGETARHTDARIIAATHRNVEELTRTGAFRQDLYFRLRVVELQVPPLRRRLSDIPRLARHLAAKAAATLGKQVPVISDAAMAVLLNHDWPGNVRELENTIMRAVVLAQDTLLGPDDFDVGESASPTSLAGAPPELQEGLASLADMERAYVQHVLARTGGHKSRAAEILRVSRGRLDRIIEKHGLTTGFG
- a CDS encoding HAMP domain-containing sensor histidine kinase, with amino-acid sequence MSLHRKIIGWFVVFAVLTITVFGLSDYVQSTRALRYVLESRAGSLALQVASDIEQRHTGLQAELRALGYAAAAGAVDALPAPTGRYSLVEVYAGDALIYRAGQADRGQDPLPGSCAAGSVPFDVRFLDAAGKPFRVGARMSVEDFFAAVPSVASRLGERGFTTVMNTGDGSLIFDPGCTISTNDDPNGLAAALAARVIEHAAAPPRTAASADLSDFRTDPVVLTTARAVAPAWTTVVSLDYGEFAAPFVVLRWQYFGLMGAVLVAALVVVLAGIRRDMRRLAAISTAADAIGHGRFDIWLPPPTGDEIGRVSLALGRMADRLASSLRQIEVSRAMAAVGELATYLSHEIRNPLSSIRLNLQMLRRDLRTGKVPEDGEHLVGLCLSELQRLDDVVRTVLEVGRAESRASGTCTAHIVIEETLRVMQGKFTERGIKVEVGLEASRSDVAMASASLRSIVINLLLNSVDAMQGSTRRRVAVTTRILDEAGAPRFELRVADTGPGVPPHLRERIFDPFFTTKASGNGVGLPTAVRAVQECGGVLRYESASEWDSGAEFVLELPLAAPGDTVAEKRTMTAANAK
- a CDS encoding DUF362 domain-containing protein, encoding MIDRREFLKVSAMAAAGAAAGCSPPEQPTVDPSRFSRPDRSRIAILAHAEYDDALGDTVLRGLRLFDLDVRDRRVLLKPNLVEFDPNGVINTQPALIAATVEAFRKLGAREVVVAEGPGHRRDNEYLLDASGLGYAMRDAGSRYVDLNTDSVRKTGLRTPFTGLGALYLPESVLDADLIVSMPKLKTHKWAGATLSMKNMFGIVPGSVYGWPKNVLHWHGIENSIMDINAALDVPRFNIVDGIVGMEGNGPIQGDARHSGVLVFGADPVAVDATGARLMGLDPTKMAYLSTSATFLGNVEDDRIEQIGEQVSTYGQKYRLLDRFQHLAV